DNA from Fortiea contorta PCC 7126:
GGAAAATCGCTCTGGCTTCTTTAAGTAAATCTTTCAACTCTAAAACATTGCCGGGAGCATATCGAGGACTAAAATGCGTCATAATTAGCCGATGAGCTTGAGCTGCTAAGGCTGTTTGCGCCGCCATTGTGCTAGTGGAATGCAATCTTTGAAAAGCCATGTCTGCATCTTGATGTGCAAAAGTGGCTTCATGAATTAACACATCCGCATCTTGCGCTAATTGCACCGCACCGTCACAATAAATTGTATCTGTGCAGTAGGCGATTTTCCGGCCAATTTCTGTTGGGCCGCATAATTCGCTACCATTAATTACCCGTCCATCGTTTAAGGTAACTGTTTCCCCACGCTTGAGTTGACCGTAAATGCGACCGGGAGGAATTTGCAACGCTTTGGCTTTTTCCACATCAAAGCGTCCAACTCTGTCTCGTTCCGCAATTCGGTAGCCAAAAGCGGTGATTCGGTGATGCAATTGACCGCAGGTAACAGTAAATTCCTCATCCTCGTAAATTATCCCAGGGCGGACTGTATGAACCTTGACAGGATAAGAGAAGTGTGTATGAGAATATTTTAAAGCTGATTGGATGTACTCATTTAATCCAGGTGGCCCATAAATATCGATTTTTTCCACATTTCCAGCCAGCCCACAACTAGCCAGCAGCCCCATCAAGCCAAAAATGTGGTCGCCGTGCATGTGGGTGATAAAAATTCGGGACAGTTGGCTGCTTTTGAGGTCACTCCGCAAAAGCTGATGCTGAGTTCCTTCGCCGCAGTCAAATAACCACAGTTCCGCCCGCTGCGGTAATCTGAGAGCAACGCCGGAAACATTGCGTCCTCTTGTTGGTACACCGGAACTTGTCCCTAAAAATGTAATCTGCACAGCGTTTTCTAGCCTTCCTCTTGCTGAATGTGACGCTCTACTTTCTATAGTGGCACGGTTGTTGCGCTTTCAGGCTTGCGGGAATGGAGAATTGGGGTTTTGCTATTGTTAGTACATTTAACTGACGATATTTATACTTGAGCAAATAGCTGATTATTTTAAATATAAAAATAAATCGCTTTACAAAAAATTATATACATAAAGAAATTTAAAACAAATCAGCAGTATAGAAAACTGACTGGTAATATTTGCTCATCCATTGATTAATTTCTTTTAGAATTCACGAAAATGTCACTAACTAAACGTTGTATAGCCGAGTTCGTGGGGACTTTTTGGCTAGTTTTTGGTGGTTGTGGCAGTGCAGTATTGGCGGCAGCGTTTACTGCAGACGCTGCTAAGATCGGTGCAAATACAGCATTTCCTCTGGGTATTGGCTTAGTGGGTGTTTCTTTGGCCTTTGGTTTGACCGTGTTGACAATGGCTTATGCGGTTGGTCATATCTCAGGTGGTCACTTTAATCCGGCTGTTTCTATTGGTCTTTGGGCTGCGAAACGCTTCCCCGGTTCTGAGCTTTTTGTATACATTGGTGCTCAGGTATTTGGAGCGATCGCCGCTGCTGGAGTTTTGGCTTTAATTGCTACCGGTAAACCAGGATTTGACTTGGTAAAAAGCGGTTTTGCTGCTAATGGTTTTGGTGAGCATTCTCCTGGTGGTTATTCCTTACTAGCAGCTTTTATTGCTGAGTTCGTACTCACCTTCCTGTTCTTGGTAATTATCCTCGGTGTTACAGATCGCCGTGCGCCTCAAGGTTTTGCTCCCGTGGCGATCGGTCTAGCTTTAACACTAATTCACTTAATTAGTATCCCCGTCACCAATACATCCGTAAATCCCGCCCGCAGCTTAGGCCCAGCACTGTTTGTCGGTGGTTGGGCGCTACAACAACTGTGGCTATTTTGGTTAGCGCCAATAATCGGCGGAGCATTAGCAGGCGTTTTCTATTCTCAGGTTTTGGAAACACCAAGTCCCTCAGAAAGACAGCTTTCGGAGATTGCTTAAGAGGGGTTAGGGGCTAGGGGCTAGGGGTTAGGGATGAGAGGTTAGGGGTTAGTGAGTTTTGATGCTAACTTCAGACTTCAGACTTCAGACTTCACCCCTGTTCCCTGTTAAGAGTTCCCTTTCATGTGTGAAATATCACAACTACTAGGGGTAGGAATGCAAACAGCAAGCCATTCCAAGATGGTGATTGAGTTTCTGGGGTTGGTTGTGTTGGTGTTAACAACGCTTCTATTCTCCGCTCTAGGCGATCGCCTTCTGGTGAACTGAGAGCAGCACAGCAAATTTCAGATAACACAGGGGCGCTAC
Protein-coding regions in this window:
- a CDS encoding ribonuclease Z, which codes for MQITFLGTSSGVPTRGRNVSGVALRLPQRAELWLFDCGEGTQHQLLRSDLKSSQLSRIFITHMHGDHIFGLMGLLASCGLAGNVEKIDIYGPPGLNEYIQSALKYSHTHFSYPVKVHTVRPGIIYEDEEFTVTCGQLHHRITAFGYRIAERDRVGRFDVEKAKALQIPPGRIYGQLKRGETVTLNDGRVINGSELCGPTEIGRKIAYCTDTIYCDGAVQLAQDADVLIHEATFAHQDADMAFQRLHSTSTMAAQTALAAQAHRLIMTHFSPRYAPGNVLELKDLLKEARAIFPKTDMAHDFMIYDVPRRREVELTKVGV
- the aqpZ gene encoding aquaporin Z; translation: MSLTKRCIAEFVGTFWLVFGGCGSAVLAAAFTADAAKIGANTAFPLGIGLVGVSLAFGLTVLTMAYAVGHISGGHFNPAVSIGLWAAKRFPGSELFVYIGAQVFGAIAAAGVLALIATGKPGFDLVKSGFAANGFGEHSPGGYSLLAAFIAEFVLTFLFLVIILGVTDRRAPQGFAPVAIGLALTLIHLISIPVTNTSVNPARSLGPALFVGGWALQQLWLFWLAPIIGGALAGVFYSQVLETPSPSERQLSEIA